A single Anaeromyxobacter diazotrophicus DNA region contains:
- the lpxD gene encoding UDP-3-O-(3-hydroxymyristoyl)glucosamine N-acyltransferase — MTFTLRELAERVGGAVEGDGALVVARLMPLEEAGPSDLSFFANKKYRHAFEASRAGAVLVEPDEAVPSGRTVLRVKNAYLAFAKVATLFHPPAQAVPFAAEQAFIHPSAHVDPSAELMPFAFVGADAVVGPRCILYPGAYVGEGARLGADCVLWPNAVVRDRCRLGERVVLEPGCVVGSDGFGFAFDPEGEAGSGPRHYKVPQTGTVVVEDDVELGANTCVDRGTLGVTRIGRGVKIDNLVQVAHNVEIGPLSILVSQVGISGSSKLGAGVVAAGQVGVVGHVEIGAGAKLLAQSGVTNDVPAGEMVLGSPARSRGLALRIEATLSRLPELAKRVRELEKKLAELEAVPR, encoded by the coding sequence GTGACCTTCACCCTCCGCGAGCTGGCGGAGCGGGTGGGCGGCGCCGTCGAGGGCGACGGCGCGCTGGTGGTCGCCCGGCTCATGCCGCTCGAGGAGGCCGGTCCGTCCGACCTCTCCTTCTTCGCGAACAAGAAGTACCGCCACGCCTTCGAGGCGTCGCGGGCCGGCGCGGTGCTGGTGGAGCCGGACGAGGCGGTCCCCTCCGGCCGCACGGTGCTGCGGGTGAAGAACGCCTACCTGGCCTTCGCCAAGGTGGCGACGCTCTTCCACCCGCCGGCGCAGGCGGTGCCGTTCGCGGCCGAGCAGGCCTTCATCCACCCCTCGGCCCATGTCGACCCGAGCGCCGAGCTCATGCCGTTCGCCTTCGTCGGCGCCGACGCGGTGGTCGGGCCCCGCTGCATCCTCTACCCCGGGGCGTACGTGGGGGAGGGGGCGCGGCTGGGCGCCGACTGCGTGCTGTGGCCGAACGCGGTGGTGCGCGACCGCTGCCGGCTGGGCGAGCGGGTGGTGCTCGAGCCCGGCTGCGTGGTGGGCTCGGACGGCTTCGGCTTCGCGTTCGACCCCGAGGGCGAGGCGGGCTCGGGCCCGCGCCACTACAAGGTGCCGCAGACCGGCACGGTGGTGGTGGAGGACGACGTGGAGCTCGGGGCCAACACCTGCGTCGACCGGGGCACGCTGGGCGTGACCCGCATCGGCCGCGGGGTGAAGATCGACAACCTGGTCCAGGTGGCGCACAACGTCGAGATCGGGCCGCTCTCCATCCTGGTCTCCCAGGTCGGCATCTCCGGCTCCTCGAAGCTCGGGGCCGGGGTGGTCGCGGCCGGGCAGGTGGGGGTGGTCGGGCACGTCGAGATCGGCGCCGGCGCGAAGCTGCTGGCGCAGTCGGGCGTGACGAACGACGTCCCCGCCGGCGAGATGGTGCTCGGCAGCCCGGCCCGCTCCCGCGGCCTGGCGCTGCGCATCGAGGCGACGCTCTCGCGCCTCCCCGAGCTGGCGAAGCGCGTGCGGGAGCTGGAGAAGAAGCTCGCTGAGCTGGAGGCCGTCCCCCGATGA
- a CDS encoding OmpH family outer membrane protein yields the protein MRNAALSLVAVLALGALPARARAEGRIAFVDLQRALNSVDEGKIAKDSLKREFDQKQKLLDEKKVEFDRLRQDFEKQASVMSDEARKQKQGELERKGMELQSFFVQLQKELSEREREATRGIFDKMHALVREIAEQEGVAAVVGSEALVYADPSLDLTNELVRKYNARHKPGAAPAKNGGEKKAEKKPAAKKDGK from the coding sequence ATGCGCAACGCCGCCCTCTCCCTCGTCGCCGTGCTCGCGCTCGGCGCCCTGCCCGCCCGCGCCCGCGCGGAGGGCCGCATCGCCTTCGTCGACCTCCAGCGCGCCCTCAACAGCGTGGACGAGGGCAAGATCGCGAAGGACAGCCTGAAGCGCGAGTTCGACCAGAAGCAGAAGCTGCTCGACGAGAAGAAGGTCGAGTTCGACCGGCTGCGGCAGGACTTCGAGAAGCAGGCCTCGGTGATGAGCGACGAGGCCCGCAAGCAGAAGCAGGGCGAGCTCGAGCGCAAGGGCATGGAGCTGCAGAGCTTCTTCGTGCAGCTGCAGAAGGAGCTCTCCGAGCGCGAGCGCGAGGCGACCCGCGGCATCTTCGACAAGATGCACGCGCTGGTGCGCGAGATCGCCGAGCAGGAGGGCGTCGCGGCGGTGGTGGGCTCGGAGGCGCTGGTCTACGCCGACCCCTCGCTCGACCTCACCAACGAGCTCGTGCGCAAGTACAACGCCCGCCACAAGCCCGGCGCGGCGCCCGCCAAGAACGGCGGGGAGAAGAAGGCCGAGAAGAAGCCGGCCGCCAAGAAGGACGGGAAGTGA
- the bamA gene encoding outer membrane protein assembly factor BamA — translation MTRLSILALALWLSLGASALADEAPVVRDVTVEGNRRVESDAVKNALSTQPGQPLDPKKIDADVRAVMKLGFFADVAIERRGDPEKPTVVVRVTERPAVKDTRITGNEELSSDDLKEANEVKPFAILDLNVVKKSAKKIQEKYVEKGFYLAEVAYKLEDQPDNQVSVVFQVNEHAKVQVKELQILGNAHVSKDELTEVMQTKEGGFLSFISSAGTYREEAFQRDLQAIQFVYGDKGYLYAKIGKPSVSLSPDKRFLYITLRIEEGEQYRVGQIDFSGELLHEKPELFQRIQVQPGEIFARSKVAKDLFAVADLYKDEGYAYANVNPETKVDPATRIVDLTYDVQPGKKTYFERIEISGNAKTRDKVIRRELRVYEGELYNQSLLTASKNRVTALGYFETVNITTEKGSADDKLVAKVTVKERSTGTFQIGAGFSSYENLILTGQITQNNFFGWGQTLSLQVQYSSIRQLGQIQFVEPYFLDTKWTFAFDLYATEGYYSTFARKAIGGSLTWGYELNGLAQWWKWAEQLEDMRLFATYTNEFVTVTPTTTDMLLFNRFRSGTTSALRLSLQWDKRDNRLFPTRGFFHALSAEAAPPALAPSYLFGQQVNLFTRYTLDSRYYHPLFWGVVARGKLSAGYIQPWDDAHPVPISEFYYLGGINSVRGYRLLSISPSTRAGSQPRPDAELFDFAGGGNKQVTINLELEFPIFEKVGIRGVVFYDMGNAYKPGQFLSDPDHPGLALSMFKSVGFGFRWFSPIGPLRFEWGIPLNPRKDPVTGIAIDSPLDFQFTIGNFF, via the coding sequence GTGACGCGGCTCTCCATCCTCGCCCTCGCGCTGTGGCTCTCGCTCGGCGCCTCGGCGCTGGCCGACGAAGCGCCCGTCGTCCGCGACGTGACCGTCGAAGGCAACCGGCGCGTCGAGTCGGACGCGGTCAAGAACGCGCTCTCCACCCAGCCCGGCCAGCCGCTCGATCCCAAGAAGATCGACGCCGACGTCCGGGCGGTCATGAAGCTCGGCTTCTTCGCCGACGTCGCCATCGAGCGGCGCGGCGACCCGGAGAAGCCGACCGTCGTGGTGCGGGTCACCGAGCGGCCGGCGGTGAAGGACACCCGCATCACCGGCAACGAGGAGCTCTCCAGCGACGACCTCAAGGAGGCGAACGAGGTGAAGCCGTTCGCCATCCTCGACCTCAACGTCGTCAAGAAGAGCGCCAAGAAGATCCAGGAGAAGTACGTCGAGAAGGGCTTCTACCTGGCGGAGGTCGCCTACAAGCTCGAGGATCAGCCCGACAACCAGGTCTCGGTCGTGTTCCAGGTGAACGAGCACGCCAAGGTCCAGGTGAAGGAGCTCCAGATCCTCGGCAACGCGCACGTCTCGAAGGACGAGCTCACCGAGGTCATGCAGACGAAGGAGGGCGGCTTCCTCTCCTTCATCAGCAGCGCCGGCACCTACCGCGAGGAGGCGTTCCAGCGCGACCTGCAGGCGATCCAGTTCGTCTACGGGGACAAGGGCTACCTGTACGCGAAGATCGGCAAGCCCTCGGTGTCCCTCAGCCCCGACAAGCGCTTCCTCTACATCACGCTGCGCATCGAGGAGGGGGAGCAGTACCGGGTCGGGCAGATCGACTTCTCGGGCGAGCTGCTCCACGAGAAGCCGGAGCTGTTCCAGCGCATCCAGGTGCAGCCCGGCGAGATCTTCGCCCGCTCCAAGGTGGCGAAGGACCTGTTCGCGGTGGCCGACCTCTACAAGGACGAGGGCTACGCCTACGCCAACGTGAACCCGGAGACGAAGGTCGACCCGGCCACCCGCATCGTCGACCTCACCTACGACGTCCAGCCGGGCAAGAAGACCTACTTCGAGCGGATCGAGATCTCCGGCAACGCCAAGACGCGCGACAAGGTGATCCGGCGCGAGCTGCGCGTGTACGAGGGCGAGCTCTACAACCAGAGCCTGCTCACCGCGTCCAAGAACCGCGTCACCGCGCTCGGCTACTTCGAGACGGTCAACATCACGACCGAGAAGGGCAGCGCCGACGACAAGCTGGTCGCCAAGGTGACGGTCAAGGAGCGCTCCACCGGGACGTTCCAGATCGGCGCCGGGTTCTCCTCGTACGAGAACCTCATCCTCACCGGCCAGATCACCCAGAACAACTTCTTCGGGTGGGGGCAGACGCTCTCCCTGCAGGTGCAGTACTCGTCGATCCGCCAGCTCGGCCAGATCCAGTTCGTCGAGCCGTACTTCCTCGACACCAAGTGGACCTTCGCCTTCGACCTGTACGCGACCGAGGGGTACTACTCGACCTTCGCGCGCAAGGCGATCGGCGGCTCGCTCACCTGGGGCTACGAGCTGAACGGGCTGGCGCAGTGGTGGAAGTGGGCGGAGCAGCTGGAGGACATGCGCCTCTTCGCGACCTACACGAACGAGTTCGTGACGGTCACCCCGACCACCACCGACATGCTGCTGTTCAACCGGTTCCGCTCCGGGACGACCAGCGCGCTCCGCCTCTCGCTGCAGTGGGACAAGCGCGACAACCGGCTCTTCCCGACCCGGGGCTTCTTCCACGCCTTGTCGGCCGAGGCCGCGCCGCCGGCGCTGGCGCCGAGCTACCTCTTCGGCCAGCAGGTGAACCTGTTCACCCGCTACACGCTCGACTCGCGCTACTACCACCCGCTGTTCTGGGGCGTCGTCGCGCGCGGCAAGCTCTCGGCCGGCTACATCCAGCCCTGGGACGACGCGCACCCCGTCCCCATCTCCGAGTTCTACTACCTGGGCGGCATCAACTCGGTGCGCGGCTACCGGCTGCTCTCCATCTCGCCCAGCACCCGGGCCGGCTCGCAGCCCCGCCCGGACGCCGAGCTGTTCGACTTCGCCGGCGGCGGCAACAAGCAGGTCACCATCAACCTCGAGCTCGAGTTCCCCATCTTCGAGAAGGTGGGCATCCGGGGCGTCGTGTTCTACGACATGGGGAACGCCTACAAGCCGGGCCAGTTCCTGTCCGACCCCGATCACCCCGGGCTGGCGCTCTCGATGTTCAAGTCGGTCGGGTTCGGGTTCCGCTGGTTCAGCCCCATCGGGCCGCTGCGGTTCGAGTGGGGCATCCCGCTCAACCCGCGCAAGGACCCGGTCACGGGGATCGCGATCGACTCGCCGCTCGACTTCCAGTTCACCATCGGCAACTTCTTCTAG
- a CDS encoding ABC transporter ATP-binding protein, protein MPMLEVRGLVKTYLMAPEHAGRPPRRVEVLRGVDLDILPGEMVALTGPSGSGKSTFLNVLGALDVPTAGEVRFEGEAIFGRDEAGLAAFRNEAVGFIFQSHHLLPEFTALENATMPALIRRAPRAEARRAALEMLDLVGLGDRTDHRPGELSGGEQQRVALARALCLKPRLLLADEPTGNLDPATAEGIHRLLADLNARLGITMVIVTHNEQLADALPRRLRLSAGRIVQGPAAAPAV, encoded by the coding sequence ATGCCGATGCTGGAGGTGCGCGGGCTGGTCAAGACCTACCTCATGGCGCCGGAGCACGCCGGCCGGCCGCCGCGGCGGGTCGAGGTCCTGCGGGGCGTGGACCTCGACATCCTGCCGGGCGAGATGGTGGCGCTCACCGGGCCGTCGGGCTCGGGCAAGAGCACCTTCCTCAACGTGCTCGGCGCGCTCGACGTGCCGACCGCGGGGGAGGTGCGCTTCGAGGGCGAGGCGATCTTCGGCCGCGACGAGGCCGGCCTGGCGGCGTTCCGGAACGAGGCGGTCGGCTTCATCTTCCAGAGCCACCACCTCCTGCCCGAGTTCACCGCCCTCGAGAACGCCACCATGCCGGCGCTCATCCGCCGGGCGCCGCGCGCGGAGGCGCGCCGGGCGGCGCTGGAGATGCTCGACCTGGTCGGCCTCGGCGACCGCACCGACCACCGGCCGGGGGAGCTCTCCGGCGGGGAGCAGCAGCGGGTGGCGCTGGCGCGCGCGCTCTGCCTGAAGCCGCGGCTCCTCCTGGCCGACGAGCCGACCGGGAACCTCGACCCGGCCACCGCCGAGGGCATCCACCGGCTGCTGGCCGACCTGAACGCGCGGCTCGGCATCACCATGGTGATCGTGACCCACAACGAGCAGCTGGCCGACGCTCTGCCGCGGCGGCTGCGCCTGTCGGCGGGCCGGATCGTGCAGGGGCCGGCCGCGGCGCCGGCCGTGTAG
- a CDS encoding FtsX-like permease family protein — protein MTASPRPSPEPPEAPPAPAARPPVRLARAFSAPTFGLAAAGVLLAPLVAAVADVALSDRLGLATGLAAGLAILAGAVVAVGFGLAAAAAGRRIGFYEIGAAVLVLLALFFGPVLLAVPRLRATGLVLSAWEAQGTLVVVLGLLLSALLSGAATFVGASLGFLLFGSGRLDASMSYELFVAKSHLRLSPRTLLAGFLLVVTGVVPGLLVLLVRAARRAARERRAARSGELVWRPRMPATLLMTLISIGGVAIGVWALTVVLSVMSGFEADLKGKILGTRSHGMLTKYGNGDFTEWRQVREQVLAVTGVTGATPFIYSEVMVSAGQNLSGTLLEGIDPRTVGTVLELPRTVDDGKLDWLLHPEQIPPAPEYRSNPEAFFKDAPPGKEPKAPPPKAAPPEAPQGAGPAARPLPGIVLGRELARGLRVYVGDVVNVISPLGDLGPSGPQPKSRPFKVAAIFYSGMYEYDSKFAYVDLAEAQRFFGLGDSVHGFELKVRDVDEARPILRRVLAALEGYPYRVRDWGELNRNLFSALMMEKVVMAVILGFIVLVATFTIVATLIMQVLDKRREIAVLKSMGAGRPSVMKVFVAEGLVIGAVGTGFGLLLGLGTCLLIDKVGIPLDPEVYYISNLPVRMNPVEFLLVALLALALSYLATIYPASKASRLEPVEGLRAE, from the coding sequence GTGACCGCCTCGCCCCGCCCCAGCCCCGAGCCGCCCGAGGCCCCGCCCGCCCCGGCGGCGCGCCCGCCGGTGCGCCTGGCGCGCGCCTTCTCCGCCCCGACCTTCGGCCTCGCGGCCGCCGGCGTCCTGCTGGCGCCGCTGGTGGCGGCGGTGGCGGACGTGGCGCTCTCCGACCGCCTCGGGCTCGCCACCGGCCTCGCGGCCGGGCTCGCCATCCTGGCCGGCGCGGTGGTGGCGGTTGGGTTCGGGCTGGCGGCGGCCGCTGCGGGGCGGCGCATCGGGTTCTACGAGATCGGGGCGGCGGTGCTGGTCCTGCTCGCGCTCTTCTTCGGGCCGGTCCTCCTGGCGGTGCCGCGGCTGCGCGCGACCGGGCTCGTGCTCTCGGCCTGGGAGGCGCAGGGCACGCTGGTGGTGGTGCTGGGGCTGCTCCTGTCGGCGCTCCTCTCCGGCGCCGCGACCTTCGTGGGCGCGTCGCTCGGCTTCCTCCTCTTCGGCTCCGGGCGGCTCGACGCGTCGATGTCCTACGAGCTGTTCGTGGCGAAGAGCCACCTGCGGCTCTCGCCGCGCACGCTGCTCGCGGGGTTCCTGCTGGTGGTGACCGGGGTCGTCCCCGGGCTCCTCGTGCTGCTGGTGCGCGCGGCCCGGCGCGCGGCCCGCGAGCGGCGCGCGGCGCGGAGCGGGGAGCTGGTGTGGCGGCCGCGCATGCCGGCCACGCTGCTCATGACCCTCATCTCGATCGGCGGCGTCGCCATCGGCGTGTGGGCGCTCACGGTGGTGCTGTCGGTGATGAGCGGGTTCGAGGCCGACCTCAAGGGCAAGATCCTGGGCACCCGCAGCCACGGCATGCTCACGAAGTACGGCAACGGCGACTTCACCGAGTGGCGGCAGGTCCGGGAGCAGGTGCTGGCGGTGACCGGCGTCACCGGCGCCACCCCGTTCATCTACAGCGAGGTCATGGTCTCGGCCGGCCAGAACCTGTCCGGCACCCTGCTCGAGGGCATCGACCCGCGCACGGTCGGCACCGTGCTCGAGCTCCCGCGCACCGTGGACGACGGGAAGCTCGACTGGCTCCTCCACCCGGAGCAGATCCCGCCGGCGCCCGAGTACCGCTCGAACCCCGAGGCGTTCTTCAAGGACGCGCCCCCGGGGAAGGAGCCGAAGGCGCCGCCGCCCAAGGCCGCCCCGCCGGAGGCGCCGCAGGGGGCCGGGCCGGCGGCGAGGCCGCTCCCCGGGATCGTGCTGGGCCGCGAGCTGGCGCGGGGGCTGCGCGTCTACGTGGGCGACGTGGTGAACGTGATCTCGCCGCTCGGCGACCTGGGGCCCTCCGGGCCGCAGCCGAAGAGCCGGCCGTTCAAGGTGGCGGCCATCTTCTACAGCGGGATGTACGAGTACGACTCCAAGTTCGCCTACGTCGACCTGGCCGAGGCGCAGCGGTTCTTCGGGCTGGGGGACTCGGTGCACGGGTTCGAGCTCAAGGTGCGCGACGTCGACGAGGCGCGCCCCATCCTGCGCCGGGTGCTGGCGGCGCTGGAGGGGTACCCCTACCGCGTCCGCGACTGGGGCGAGCTCAACCGCAACCTCTTCTCCGCGCTCATGATGGAGAAGGTGGTGATGGCGGTGATCCTGGGCTTCATCGTGCTGGTCGCCACCTTCACCATCGTCGCCACCCTCATCATGCAGGTGCTCGACAAGCGCCGCGAGATCGCGGTGCTGAAGTCGATGGGCGCGGGGCGGCCGAGCGTGATGAAGGTCTTCGTGGCCGAGGGGCTCGTCATCGGCGCCGTCGGCACCGGCTTCGGCCTCCTGCTCGGCCTCGGGACCTGCCTCCTCATCGACAAGGTCGGCATCCCGCTCGACCCGGAGGTCTACTACATCTCGAACCTGCCGGTGCGCATGAACCCGGTCGAGTTCCTGCTGGTGGCCCTGCTGGCGCTGGCGCTCTCGTACCTCGCCACCATCTACCCCGCCTCCAAGGCCTCGCGCCTCGAGCCGGTGGAAGGGCTGAGGGCCGAGTGA
- the lysS gene encoding lysine--tRNA ligase, whose product MAEELGSTEREIVAQRVRKAEELKKLGVNPFGNGHAPAHLAEDVLRRYGDQPAEEIAKDPGSWSVAGRVLAVRSFGKAAFLRLRDRSGELQVWVKKDKVGDQGFEVFKLLDVGDLVAAEGPATRTKTGELTVEAHRFTILTKAVRPLPEKWHGLSDVEERYRRRYVDLVATPGVRETFVKRARIVSTIRRFLDERGYLEVETPTLHKPEEAGGAAARPFETHHNALDLDLKLRIATELHLKRLVVGGLERVYEIGRIWRNEGIDRRHNPEFTSIEFYQAYATHLDLMRLTEELFHRLAVEVTGGPIISFQGQRIDLTPPYPRVSMLEEGARALGLSPDDALAGRGLAEAVARAASRENDSEGAWKLEQAARRSPGEILAIAFEVFAERELPRDRPAFVVDFPLETSPLSRRRDADPRLVDRFELFVGGMELANAFSELNDPMDQRARFEAQMKAKAAGDEEAMPYDEDFVRALEHGMPPTAGEGIGIDRLAMLLTDSASIRDVILFPLLKSRD is encoded by the coding sequence ATGGCAGAGGAGCTGGGTTCCACCGAGCGCGAGATCGTCGCGCAGCGCGTCCGCAAGGCCGAGGAGCTGAAGAAGCTCGGCGTCAACCCCTTCGGGAACGGCCACGCGCCGGCCCACCTGGCGGAGGACGTCCTCCGGCGCTACGGCGACCAGCCGGCGGAGGAGATCGCGAAGGACCCCGGCAGCTGGTCCGTCGCCGGCCGCGTGCTGGCGGTCCGCAGCTTCGGCAAGGCGGCCTTCCTGCGCCTGCGCGACCGCTCGGGAGAGCTGCAGGTCTGGGTGAAGAAGGACAAGGTCGGCGACCAGGGCTTCGAGGTCTTCAAGCTGCTCGACGTGGGCGACCTCGTCGCGGCGGAGGGGCCGGCCACCCGCACCAAGACCGGCGAGCTCACGGTCGAGGCGCACCGCTTCACCATCCTCACCAAGGCGGTCCGCCCGCTGCCCGAGAAGTGGCACGGCCTCTCCGACGTGGAGGAGCGCTACCGCCGCCGCTACGTCGACTTGGTCGCCACGCCCGGCGTGCGCGAGACCTTCGTGAAGCGCGCCCGCATCGTCTCGACCATCCGCCGCTTCCTCGACGAGCGCGGCTACCTCGAGGTCGAGACGCCCACCCTCCACAAGCCGGAGGAGGCGGGCGGCGCGGCGGCGCGGCCGTTCGAGACGCACCACAACGCGCTCGACCTCGACCTCAAGCTCCGCATCGCGACCGAGCTGCACCTCAAGCGCCTGGTGGTGGGCGGCCTGGAGCGCGTCTACGAGATCGGGCGCATCTGGCGCAACGAGGGCATCGACCGCCGCCACAACCCCGAGTTCACGTCGATCGAGTTCTACCAGGCGTACGCCACGCACCTCGACCTCATGCGCCTCACCGAGGAGCTCTTCCACCGGCTGGCGGTGGAGGTGACCGGCGGGCCGATCATCTCGTTCCAGGGGCAGCGCATCGACCTCACCCCGCCGTACCCGCGCGTCTCGATGCTGGAGGAGGGCGCGCGCGCGCTGGGGCTGTCGCCGGACGACGCGCTGGCCGGCCGCGGCCTCGCCGAGGCGGTGGCGCGCGCCGCCAGCCGCGAGAACGACTCCGAGGGCGCCTGGAAGCTCGAGCAGGCCGCGCGCCGCTCGCCGGGCGAGATCCTCGCCATCGCCTTCGAGGTCTTCGCCGAGCGCGAGCTGCCGAGGGACCGCCCGGCCTTCGTGGTGGACTTCCCGCTCGAGACGAGCCCGCTCTCGCGGCGCCGCGACGCCGACCCGCGCCTGGTGGACCGGTTCGAGCTGTTCGTGGGCGGGATGGAGCTCGCCAACGCCTTCAGCGAGCTCAACGACCCCATGGACCAGCGCGCCCGCTTCGAGGCGCAGATGAAGGCCAAGGCCGCCGGGGACGAGGAGGCGATGCCGTACGACGAGGACTTCGTGCGCGCCCTCGAGCACGGCATGCCGCCCACCGCCGGCGAGGGCATCGGCATCGACCGCCTGGCCATGCTCCTCACCGACTCGGCCTCCATCCGCGACGTCATCCTCTTCCCCCTCCTCAAGAGCCGCGACTAG
- a CDS encoding glycoside hydrolase family 57 protein — protein MAHDVLGYLSLHLHAHLPFVRHPEYEDFLEEDWLYEAITETYLPLLRVFDRATDEGIPFRVSLTMSPPLVAMLRDELLMTRYARRMEKLCELADKEVHRTRGDPTFHPLALHYQREFRELSGMFQERYHRDLVGAFRRLEDAGRLELCTCGATHGFLPLMQMYPEAVRAQLAVAVAHHRRHFGRDPAGIWLPECGYYPGLDRLLAEQNIRFFFVDTHGVTDATPRPRYGVYAPIYTPSGPAAFARDPESSMQVWSAESGYPGDPDYREFYRDVGWDLDFDYVKEYVQPTGQRKNVGIKYFRITGKTAHKQPYDPARARERAAVHAGNFTFNRERQIEHLSSRMGGTRPIVVSPYDAELYGHWWHEGPTFIDFLIRKVAFDQRTFRLATPGEYLRENPEQQVATPPLCSWGAGGYAGVWLDGSNDWIYRHLHKAAERMIALARDYPEAEGLTRRALDQAARELLLAQSSDWAFIMKTGTMVEYAIRRTKEHLLRFNRLHDQVRSGQLDASWLGYVEGKDNIFPEIDYRVYRAP, from the coding sequence ATGGCCCACGACGTCCTCGGCTACCTCTCGCTCCACCTGCACGCCCACCTCCCCTTCGTACGTCACCCGGAGTATGAGGACTTCCTGGAGGAGGACTGGCTGTACGAGGCGATCACCGAGACCTACCTCCCGCTCCTGCGCGTCTTCGACCGCGCCACGGACGAGGGGATCCCCTTCCGCGTCTCGCTCACCATGTCGCCGCCGCTCGTCGCCATGCTGCGCGACGAACTGCTCATGACGCGCTACGCGCGGCGGATGGAGAAGCTGTGCGAGCTCGCCGACAAGGAGGTCCACCGCACCCGCGGCGACCCGACCTTCCACCCGCTCGCGCTCCACTACCAGCGCGAGTTCCGCGAGCTCTCGGGGATGTTCCAGGAGCGCTACCACCGGGACCTGGTGGGCGCCTTCCGCCGGCTGGAGGACGCCGGCCGGCTCGAGCTCTGCACCTGCGGCGCGACCCACGGCTTCCTGCCGCTGATGCAGATGTACCCGGAGGCGGTGCGGGCCCAGCTCGCGGTGGCGGTGGCGCACCACCGCCGCCACTTCGGGCGCGATCCGGCCGGGATCTGGCTCCCGGAGTGCGGCTACTACCCCGGCCTCGACCGGCTGCTGGCGGAGCAGAACATCCGCTTCTTCTTCGTCGACACCCACGGCGTCACCGACGCCACCCCGCGACCGCGCTACGGCGTCTACGCGCCCATCTACACGCCGTCCGGCCCGGCCGCGTTCGCGCGCGACCCGGAGTCGTCGATGCAGGTGTGGAGCGCCGAGTCGGGCTACCCGGGCGACCCCGACTACCGCGAGTTCTACCGCGACGTCGGCTGGGACCTCGACTTCGACTACGTGAAGGAGTACGTGCAGCCGACCGGGCAGCGGAAGAACGTCGGCATCAAGTACTTCCGCATCACCGGCAAGACTGCGCACAAGCAGCCCTACGACCCGGCGCGGGCGCGCGAACGGGCGGCGGTGCACGCCGGCAACTTCACCTTCAACCGCGAGCGGCAGATCGAGCACCTCTCCTCGCGGATGGGCGGCACCCGCCCCATCGTCGTGTCGCCGTACGACGCGGAGCTGTACGGGCACTGGTGGCACGAGGGCCCCACCTTCATCGACTTCCTCATCCGCAAGGTCGCCTTCGACCAGCGCACCTTCCGGCTCGCCACGCCCGGCGAGTACCTGCGCGAGAACCCGGAGCAGCAGGTGGCGACGCCGCCGCTCTGCTCGTGGGGCGCGGGCGGCTACGCCGGGGTGTGGCTCGACGGCTCGAACGACTGGATCTACCGCCACCTGCACAAGGCCGCGGAGCGCATGATCGCGCTCGCCCGCGACTACCCGGAGGCGGAGGGGCTCACCCGGCGCGCGCTCGACCAGGCCGCCCGGGAGCTCCTGCTGGCGCAGTCGTCCGACTGGGCCTTCATCATGAAGACCGGGACCATGGTGGAGTACGCCATCCGCCGCACCAAGGAGCACCTGCTGCGGTTCAACCGGCTGCACGACCAGGTCCGCTCCGGGCAGCTCGACGCGAGCTGGCTCGGGTACGTGGAGGGGAAGGACAACATCTTCCCGGAGATCGACTACCGGGTGTACCGGGCTCCGTGA